The Acidobacteriota bacterium region TTCATCAAGGTGAAGTAGGGCAGCCAGGATTGGGCCCGCGGAGGCCCCGTGGAACCGCCCATGGCAATCGCAAGTCGCCAAAGCCTGCGTAACAAGGTTGTGGTTGGTGTGAGACGGCGCTCTTCAACTTGAGGCCCTTTACACGCTGGCGATCATCCTCGTTAAAGTTCGTTAATCCCGCGTTACTAAATGGTAGGAGGCTCCGGCCTCCCACTCTTGCATCCGGATTCACGTGTGCCTGACCGTTCTGTCCTGTCGAGAGAAGGCTTGTTATTTGTATCGGCTGAGTTTTCTATTGCCTTGCAGCGCCAGCATCGTTACTATTTTTATAAGCTTGGGCTTGCAGGGAATTTCGGGGTGCTTCGGGGGTCCGGAGCATGGCAAGTTGTTTTAATACCGAAGTGGAGTTTGAAGGAACGCTTTTCCATATTCAGACTGAGGTTCGAAAAGAAGCGGACATCGAAACCGTCGTGTATGTCAAAGGCGCTATTGTCCATTCTCTCAGGACCTCGCCCTGTGGCATATCCGCAGCACAGGATGGCGATGGGGAGCAGTTTGCGCAGCTGCTGGAAAACCAGCACCGTCATGTGATTGTCCAGATTCGCGCCGGAGAAATCAGGCCGCCATCGGTCGCGGCCACGGTTTCTGGTCCTGTGGAAGAACCATGACATTGCAGTTGAACGGCGAGGCGCGTGAAGTTCCCGATGGCCTTGACCTTGCGGGTCTTGTCGAATGGCTGGAGCTTCCTGCCGATCGTGTCGCAATTGAGCGCAATCTGGAAGTTGTCAAGCGACCTGACTGGGGAAACACGCGGCTGGAGGACGGCGACCGGCTTGAGATAGTCCGCATGGTCGGGGGCGGGTGCGCCTTTGATCTGTGTCCTGGGGATTGTTCATGCATCCCACTGTAACCAGCGCCTCCGGACTCGTTCTTGTTACTCTTCTCATCAAGCTGGGCGTCATTGCTTCATTGGCCAGCATCATTGCCCGGTTTGATAAGTTTCGCCGCCTTCTGCTGGTTGAGATCCGCGCTCCCAAACAAAAGCTGCTTTTTGCCGCATTCCTGGGCGTGCCTTTCATGCTGGGTGTTCTTACGCGTCTGATCGCCGGCTATCAGGGCGGTGACCTGAGCCTGGAAATCACGGTCCTCGGCGGCTTGTTGGGCGGCACCATGGTCGGGCTGGTGGTGGGCATGATTGTCAGCCTGCCGGCTGTCCTTATCCCTCATGTGTTTGTCTTACCGACAGGGCTGGTTATACCTGCAGCGCATGAACTCCTTGCCGTTCCGATGGCGGTCCTCTACGCGGTGGTGGCCGGATCGGCCCGCTGGCTCTGCCCCAACAAAGAGGAAGTCTGGAAATTTTCTCCTTTCATCGACCTCAGCCTGTATCGCTCCATCAAGCAGCGGTTCAAGCAGCCTTCGATGGACTGGCAGATCCTTTTTTTCCTGATTTGCGTTTTTTTGGAATTGTCGCGCGTTGAGCTCGGACGAGTTTCGAACGGCAACCTCTTTTTCCTGAACCCGACGGGCCCGTGGACGGAAATCCTGGTCCTGTTTGCCACAGCCATTGCAGTGGCGCTTCCATTGCGCATCTGGAACAACACTCGTATTGAGAGAAAGCTGGAGGAGAAGGAGCGCAGTCTGATCCAGGCCCGCATGGACAGCCTGATCAGCCAGATCAATCCCCATTTTCTCTTTAATACGCTGAACACCGTTTCGTCGCTGATTCGTCTTGACCCGGACACTGCCCGCAAGGTGCTCGTGAAGCTCTCCAACATCCTGCGGAGGAGGCTTAAAACGCAGACCCACTTTGCACCCCTGCGCCAGGAGCTCGACTTCATTGCCGACTACCTGGATATTGAGGTCGTGCGTTTTGGGCGCGATAAGCTCCGGGTGGTTGAGGAAATCGATCCGGCAGCGATGGATGTGATCGTGCCAACGATGATCCTGCAGCCGCTGGTAGAAAACGCCATCCGCCATGGCATCGGGCCAAGGATCGAAGGCGGAACCATTACCCTGTACGCCACCCGCCGCAACGGCAGGATTGCCATCCAGGTCAGCGATGACGGCCTGGGGATACCCAAAAGCAGGCTACCCGAAATCTACGCATCCGGCATTGGAATTATGAACGTCCAGGAACGGCTGAAGGTGCTTTACGGCCAGGACTTCTCCATGAAAGTGGAAAGCGAACCGGGAAAGGGAACGACTGTCCGCCTGGAGTTGCCGGAGGTGGTGGCGGCTGAAGAGACGGTTTCGGTTGAAGCGGCACAGGCCGAACCGTAAGCCAAAGCCAGATGCGATTGTGGATGGCCGCTGACGATACTCCTCACATCTTTCTGCGGGAAGTGGTTCCGCCTGTCCCGCCCATTAATCTGTGTTAATATCAGGATTTTGTACCCGGATTCGTGAATCCGTACTACCCCGTGGCGGTTTTCTGAACGGCTGATCGGTCAAGGCGCTGGGCTCCCAGCCCGCAAATTCAAATGCCCGAGGATGGTTGATGGCTAAAAGTGACTCCGATAAAATGAAAACAACTCCCAGCTCAATGAGCATGATTGAGCCTCGTTTTCGCAATATCTACAAGACTTTTTACAAAGAGACCTATTTCACCACCTCCACTCTCGACGCCAAGACCAAGGAGTTGATTGCAATCGGATGCTCGCTGGTAGCGCACTGTGAAGGTTGTGCCAGGGGCCATATTAAGAAGGCACTGGAACTCGGAGCCACCAAGGAAGAGATTTCGGACGCCATCGTCGTGGCGGTTGGAATCGGCGCTGCCAGCGTTGTTGACATGACCGACAAGGCCGCGACCCACCTGGATCTTCATCATTTCGAATAGAGTTGGCAGAAAGATTCCTCCGGAGCGGAGTGGTATAAAGGCTCCGGATTATAGAACACTTTGGCACCCCTGAAGGCCCCAGAGCCGTCGATTACCACCTTGCGAGGACGACCGGTGGACTTTCTGATCATCGGTATTCTGTTTCTCCTGTTGTTCCTGGGGCTGGCCGACAACC contains the following coding sequences:
- the thiS gene encoding sulfur carrier protein ThiS produces the protein MTLQLNGEAREVPDGLDLAGLVEWLELPADRVAIERNLEVVKRPDWGNTRLEDGDRLEIVRMVGGGCAFDLCPGDCSCIPL
- a CDS encoding sensor histidine kinase; translated protein: MHPTVTSASGLVLVTLLIKLGVIASLASIIARFDKFRRLLLVEIRAPKQKLLFAAFLGVPFMLGVLTRLIAGYQGGDLSLEITVLGGLLGGTMVGLVVGMIVSLPAVLIPHVFVLPTGLVIPAAHELLAVPMAVLYAVVAGSARWLCPNKEEVWKFSPFIDLSLYRSIKQRFKQPSMDWQILFFLICVFLELSRVELGRVSNGNLFFLNPTGPWTEILVLFATAIAVALPLRIWNNTRIERKLEEKERSLIQARMDSLISQINPHFLFNTLNTVSSLIRLDPDTARKVLVKLSNILRRRLKTQTHFAPLRQELDFIADYLDIEVVRFGRDKLRVVEEIDPAAMDVIVPTMILQPLVENAIRHGIGPRIEGGTITLYATRRNGRIAIQVSDDGLGIPKSRLPEIYASGIGIMNVQERLKVLYGQDFSMKVESEPGKGTTVRLELPEVVAAEETVSVEAAQAEP
- a CDS encoding carboxymuconolactone decarboxylase family protein; this translates as MAKSDSDKMKTTPSSMSMIEPRFRNIYKTFYKETYFTTSTLDAKTKELIAIGCSLVAHCEGCARGHIKKALELGATKEEISDAIVVAVGIGAASVVDMTDKAATHLDLHHFE